The region CTAAGGTTAAACTTTCAACCTTGATTAAAGTAAAGGACTTAATTTCAAAGTTGAATTTATTTATTGCTTTTACTGGAAACTTGGATTTTAAAAGTGGTAACTTGTAGTAAGGAGATTTGAACAAAGAAGTGAAGGTAATTTGTTCGTTAATCGTGAGACGTGAGATGTTAGACGTTAATCGATTTTGACTTATAATACCCAGTTCATCGTTTAACGATTCACTAATAACGATTTACGAGAAAATGAAAAATGTATTAATAGACCAACTAAATCAACGAATCCTCGTTCTGGATGGGGCGATGGGGACAATGATTCAGCGTTTCAAATTGCAGGAGGAAGATTTCCGAGGTTCGCTATTCGCAAGTCATCCCCAAAATCTTAAGGGCGATAACGATCTGTTGGTGCTTACACGTCCCGATGTGATTGAGTCAATCCATAGAGAATACTTGGCTGCAGGTGCCGACATTATTGAAACAAATACTTTCAATGCCACTACAATTTCGCAGACCGATTACAGAATGCAGGATTGGGTTGAGAAAATCAACTACGAGGGGGCTCGTATAGCTCGAAAGGTTGCCGATGAATTTACTGCGATGAATTCCAGTAAGCCCCGTTTTGTGGCTGGGTCAATGGGGCCGACCAACCGCACTGCATCAATGTCGCCCGATGTGAATAGGCCAGGCTTTCGTGCCGTAACATTCTTCGATCTAGTTTTGGCATACAGCCAACAGGCTAAGGCTTTAATTGAGGGTGGTGTTGATGTTCTTTTGGTCGAAACCATTTTTGATACTCTCAACGCTAAGGCGGCTCTGTTTGCAATATCGAATGTGCTCGATGAGTTACAAAGGGATGTCCCAGTAATGGTTTCGGCTACCATTGCCGATATAAGCGGTCGCTTGCTTGCTGGGCAAACCTTGGAGGCTTTTTTAGCATCGGTGTCGCATTATCCTTTGCTTAGCGTTGGATTGAACTGTGCTTTTGGTGCCGAGCAGTTATTGCCATATATCGAGGAGATATCGGCTAAATCTAAATTTCGCATAAGCGTTCACCCAAATGCAGGTTTGCCAAATCAACTTGGTCAGTACGATCAATCGGCAGAGCAAATGGCTACGGTTGTTGAGAAAGTTTTAAAGTCGAACTTGGTTAATATTGTTGGCGGTTGTTGCGGCACAACTCCTCTGCATATAGAGAAGATTGCTGGTTTGGTTGATAAATATTCACCCCGACAAATTCCATCAATTCAAAAATATACCCGTTTATCGGGCTTGGAGTTGTTGGAGATAAGACCCGATACAAACTTCGTGAATATTGGTGAGCGTACCAACGTTGCTGGTTCTAAAAAGTTTGCAAAGTTGATTGCCGATGGTAAGTATGCCGAAGCCATATCCGTTGCACGCGAGCAGGTTGATGGTGGCGCGCAGGCCATTGATATTTGTATGGATGATGCCCTGATTAATGCACCTCAGGCTATGACTGAGTTTATAAATATGATCGCATCGGAGCCCGATATTGCCAAAGTTCCAGTGATGATTGATTCATCGAGGTTTGAGGCAATTGAGGCTGGCTTGCAGTGTACACAGGGTAAAAGTATTGTTAACTCAATTAGTTTGAAGGAGGGTGAGTCGGAATTTATCCGTCGCGCTAAACTTATAAGGCAGTATGGTGCTGCAGTTGTGGTAATGCTTTTCGATGAAAACGGTCAGGCTACAACCACAGAGCATCGTATAGCTGTTGCTGAGCGTTCCTATAGAATTCTTACGCAAGTTGTGGGTTATGAGCCCGAGGATATCATTTTTGATCCAAATGTTCTTGCAATTGGAACTGGAATGGTTGAGCACGCATCGCAGGCTGTGAGTTTTATTGAGACTTGCCAGTGGATTAGGCAAAACCTTCCAGGTGCAAAGGTTAGCGGTGGCGTAAGCAATTTATCGTTCTCGTTTAGGGGGAACAATGTTATTCGCGAGGCTATTCATTCCGTTTTCCTATACCATGCCATAAATGCAGGAATGGATATGGGTATTGTGAATCCTTCTCTTTTGCAGGTTTACTCGCAGATTGAGCCCGATTTATTGAGGTTGACAGAGGATTTGGTTTTAAATCGCAGGCGCGATGCTACCGAGCGTTTGCTTGCGTTTGCTCAAAATATAACACAGGAAAAGACCGAGGAGCATAAGGTACAAGAGTGGCGTAACGAGCCAGTGGCGAAACGCTTGAAGCACTCTCTTGTAAAAGGGATAACCGATTTTATAGTTGACGATACCAACGAGGCATTTAGCAGTTTAGGATCTGCAATTAATGTGATTGAAGGCCCATTGATGGATGGAATGGCCGAGGTTGGTAGTCTGTTTGGTTCAGGTAAGATGTTTCTACCTCAGGTTGTAAAAAGTGCAAGGGTGATGAAAGCTGCTGTGGCGGTTCTTGAGCCCTACTTAAGTGGCACTTCAGATCTTGAGCAAAACCAAGCGCAGAAAGGTACCATTGTTTTGGCAACAGTTAAGGGCGATGTGCACGATATTGGAAAAAATATCGTGGGTGTTGTGCTGGCCTGCAACGGTTACCGAATTATCGACTTGGGCGTAATGGTTTCCGTGGAGAGAATTATTGAGGAGGTTATAAAGAACAAGGCCAATATCCTTGGTTTGAGTGGACTTATTACTCCATCGCTCGATGAAATGGCACACGTTGTAAGAGAGTTGGAACGAAACAATATTAAAATTCCGGTACTAATTGGTGGCGCAACCACATCGGAGTTGCATACCGCTTTGCGGATTGATACAGGATATTCGGGCGTAGTTGTTCACGTAAAGGATGCATCGCAGGCTAGTGGAGTTGTGGCTAATCTTTTGAGTGATGAAAAACGCCCCGCGTACATCAATCAGGTGAAAGATAATTATGAGAAGTTACGTGAGAACTACAGCGCAAGAAATTTCTCCTTGATTTCTTTGGATGATGCACGAGGTAACTCGTTGAGGTTGGATTGGAATTCATACAATCCTCCAGTCCCTAAGCAAACAGGTGTAATCAGGTTTGATGATTACTCTTTGGCAGAAATCAGAAAGTATATCGATTGGACATTTTACTTCTTTGCTTGGGATATCAATGGAAAATACCCCGAGATCTTCAACGATCCGTTGAAAGGTGCTGAGGCAAAGCGTTTGTACGACGAGGCTAACGCTATGCTCGATGAAATTATAGAAGGAAAACTCCTGAAAGCGGCTGGAGTTGTAGGCGTATTTCCAGCTGCGGTAAAAGGCGATAATGTTTTAATTTATTCGGATGAATCGAGAAAAAACATTATTTCGAAGTTCCCTCAATTACGCAATCAGGAGCAAAAGGATGATGGTGTTCCAAATCTTTGTTTGTCGGATTTTGTTGCGCCGATTGGTTCAAAGAACGATTGGGTAGGATGCTTTGCTGTAACAGTAGGTCACGGTGCCGATGAACTTGCTGAAAAGTATCGCTCTGCTGACGATGATTTCAAGGCTATAATGGTGAAAATTATTGCCGATAGGCTTGCAGAGGCTTTCGCAGAACTGTTGCACCAGAAGGTTCGTAATGAAATTTGGGCTTACAGTCCAAACGAGGATTTTTCTTTACAGCAGATTTTGTCGGAGCGTTATGCTGGTATTCGTCCCGCTCCAGGATATCCTGCTTGTCCCGATCATCGTGGTAAGCAGTTTATTTTCGACTTGCTAAATGTCACCCAAAACACTGGGATGATCTTAACCGAGAATTTTGCAATGAATCCGGGGGCTTCGGTTGCTGGTTACTACTTCTCGCATCCCAAATCAAAGTATTTTACGGTTGGAAAAGTTACGCAGGAGCAGGTGGCTGATTATGCTCATCGTTTGGAGTTGAGTGTTGAGGAGGTTGAGAAGTTTATTCCAACATATTTGGCGTATAAGTAGATTTAAAAAAATATCAAAAAATTATCGATTAACTTTTAACGATTAACCATTCACAAAATGAAGGTAATAGATATAATAAGCCAATCGAAATCAACACTTTTTTCTTTCGAGTTGCTTCCTCCACTAAAGGGGCATAACGTACAAACTATTTTCGATACTATCGATAAACTTTTAGAATTCGCCCCTGCCTATATCAACATAACGTACCACCGCGAGGAGGTTATTTACCGCCCCAATCCAGATGGAGGTGTAATGCCCGTAAAAGTACGCCAACGACCTGGAACTGTTGGATTGGCTGCTGCAATTCGGTTTCGATATGGAATAGATGTTGTTCCTCATATTATTTGCGGAGGTTTTGATGCTAACGAAACCGAAGATGCTCTTGTGGATTTAGAATTCTTAGGCATTCAAAATGTACTGTTGTTGCGTGGCGATGCCGATAAAGTTATTGGTCGCTTTGAACCAAAACGTGGAGGGCATAGGCATGCTGTGGATTTGGTAAAGCAGGTGAGCAATTTTAATAAAGGAGTATTCCTTGAGAGCTTGATGGAGAGGCCAAAACAAATCGATTTTTGTATTGGTGTGGCAGGATATCCCGAAAAGCACCCCGAGTCGCCGAACTTTGAGTCGGACATTCGGTATCTTAAGGCGAAGGTTGATGCAGGGGCCAGTTATATAGTTACCCAGATGTTTTTTGATAATTCAAAATATTTTCAATTTGTAGATAACTGCCGGGATGCCGGAATACAGGTGCCCATTATCCCTGGAATTAAGCCCATATCGGTGAAGGATCATTTAAGCAGTTTACCCAAAGTGTTTGGTGTATGCTTTCCTCAAGAACTAGTATCGATGGTTGAAAACTGCAAATCAAACAGCGATGTTTACGAAGTAGGAATAGAGTGGACTACCAATCAAGTTAAAGAGTTAAAAAGTTCAGGTGTGCCTGCAATTCATTTTTACACAATGGGACGCCCCGATAATATAAGCCGAATTGCTAAAGCAGTTTTTTAATAGATATACCCCTTGCTTTTAATTTGAATATGCCTTAACTTCCTCGATGGAGATTATTTTCCCATTGGTTCTATAAATATTTAGATGTATGGCTGATAGTATATCTAATCTAGGTTCAACTAGAGGCGATTTCGATTCGAGGAATCGTGACGGTAGTGCTAATTTAGAACAGAAATATCGTTTGGTTTTTGAAAACTCGCCTGTTGGTATTTTTCAGTTCGATAATAATTTGGTGATTACTAATTGTAACGATAAGTTTGTCGAAATCTTTCTTTCCAGCAAGGATAAATTGGTGGGTTTGGATATGCATTTGCTTAACGATAAGGCAATTCTAAATGCATGTGAAGCCTCAATTGCTGGCAATCAAGGTTTCTATGAGGGAATTTATCACGCAACAACTAGCCCTGCGGTTGTATTTATCAGTTTAAAAACTGCTACTTTATTCTCTCCCGAAGTAGAGCGTGTAGATGGTGGACTTGGAATTGTTGAGGATATTACAGAGAGAATCAAGGCCGAAGAAGAACTCAAGAGTAAGGAGAAAAATTTTAGGATTTTATCATCGTTAACAACTGATGCTGCCTCTGTTTTAACAATAAATCCTGATGGTAGTTTTAAGAGAGAATGGCTCAGTGAATCACTCCTGAATATATTAGGGTATGCTCCTGAGGATATAGATTCTTTCGAAAAATGGGCATTAATTGTTCATCCCGATGATTTAGCAACATACCAACAGTCTGTTAGTAGAATATTAAAAGGGGAAACAGTTTCGATTGATCTCAGAATCCTTATCAAAGGTGGTGATTATTTGTGGATTAATAATACAGTATATCCAGAGTACGATGAATTTGGCAAGCCAATAAGACTTATCAGCGCCATTAAGAACATTACTGCACAAAAGGAGGCGGAGTTAGCATTAAGTTATCAGAAGAATCTGCTCGATACTATTATTGATGTAGCGCCAGTGGGAATTTGGCTTACGGCTTCGGATGGGTCTTATCCAATTATCAATAAAAATTTTTCGGAACAGATAGGTTATGGTACCCCAAATTTTTCGATGACTCCGGAAGAACTAGAACAATGTAAATTGAGTGACGATTTGGCCGCTAAGTCCAATGAACCGGTAGAAAAGGACGAGGAAATTACATTTGTTGATGGTAGAAAACATACGATTAAGGTATATAAACGCAAGGTGATGGATGCCAATGGATCGGTGTTGGGGGTTCTGGGCGTGTCTACAGATATTACATTGCGGAAACACTATGAGAAAGCGTTGGTTGAAGCATTGGAAAAGGCCGAAGAATCAGATAGGCTGAAATCAGCATTTCTGGCCAATATGAGCCACGAGATTCGTACTCCTTTAAATGGAATAATCGGTTTTGCTAAATATTTAAGGAATTTTCCTGAGACTAGTCGTGAGGAAACCCTTAAGTTTCTTAATATTATCTGCAACAGTGCAGACCATCTTCTTAACCTTATCAATGATATTATAGATATATCCAAGATTGAGGTGGGGCAAATGAAGATTGCGCCAGAACCCTTGAATTTAAATGAACTGCTAAATGAAATTTATACCTTCTACTACTCTTCAAACCCAGATTTAACAAAAAGCGGTGTTGGGTTTAGAATAAAAACATCACTTTCCGATGCAGAGTCCAATATCATTACCGATAAAATACGATTGCGTCAGATTCTGAATAATTTGGTTGCCAATGCGCTGAAATTTACAAAGGCGGGAAGTGTAGAGTTCGGCTACGAGTTAACCCCTGATAAAAAAATGTTGAAATTTTTCGTGAGCGATACGGGCATTGGTATTTCTCAGGAAAAGGTCAATTTAATTTTCGAGAGGTTCAGCCAGGCCGATGTCGATATTACTCGTAAGTATGGAGGAACGGGGCTAGGTTTGGCTATATCCAAATCTCTGGTGGAGTTGATGGGGGGCAGTATTTGGGTGGAATCACAGCCCGAAATGGGTGCAACTTTTTTCTTTACTCTTCCTCTAAATAAGACTTTAACACCAGCGCTTAAAACGAATGTTAAGGTAAATGCTTCCGATTTAGTAGGGAAATTATCTGGCATAAAGGTGCTTATTGCAGAGGACGATCCTAATAGTTTGTACTATTTAAAGACAGTATTGCAGAATGTAGGAGTAACTTGCAAAGAGGCTCTAAACGGTAGAGAGGCCGTTAATATATTTCTTAAGAATCCAGAGATAGATCTAATAATAATGGATTTGAAAATGCCAGAACTGAGCGGTTTCGATGCAATTAAAGAAATACGAAAGGTGAAACCCAAAATTCCAATTCTGGTTCAAACAGCACATGTGTTCAACGACGAGAAGGTTCTGTGTAGAGCGTTGGGGTGCGATAATTTTATTTCTAAACCTGTTGATATAGAATTGCTTCTTAGCCATATAACTCAGATGTTGAAAATAGTATAGTTAAAGCGTTTTTTCGAAAATAATTTTAACAAATTCCTCCTTTGTTGGGGCTTGACTTTTGTTTTTAAAACCATTTTCCTCGAGCAGGTTAACAAGAGATTTGTCATCTACAGGAATGTGTCCGGTTATTTGTTCGTATTTGCCCTCCTTGGCTTGCTCTATGGCAAAGAGAATTAATTGGTGTGCTGATCCTTTTTTTTGAAATGCTGGGTAAATGGCTAATCTGCTTATGGCTAATTTTCGTCCATTATCACTTTCGGGCTTAAGTGTGATAGTTCCTATTGGAATCCTATTGTCTATTGCTATATAAACATGGCCTTTCTCAATATCCGAGGCTATATCATTAAAATCTGCCATGCTGTTATTCCAGTATTTCACTCCTTTTTCGAGTAGTTGCCTGGAGCACTCCTTTATAATGTAGAGTATCTCTATAAGTTGATGTTTTTTTGCTTTAACTATTTCCATGGCTAGTTGTTTATGTCGAACACTTTTTCTCCATTAACGTATGTCTGTAAGACTTTTACATTGGGGATATTTTGGGTAGAATCATTCATAAGGTCAAAATCGAGAAGTACGAAATCAGCCACTTTGCCAACCCCTATACTGCCTTTAGTGTTTTCCTCGAAGCATGATTTTGCGGCCCAAATGGTCATGGCCCGGAGCGCCTGCTCTCGTGTAAGAGCATTCTCCATTTGGAAGCCATCCTTGGGTTCGCCGTTGAAATGCTGACGGGTAACGCCCGAGTAAAACCCGTAAAGTGGATTTACCTGCTCAATGGGAAAATCGCTTCCGTTGGGTAGCCAGCCGTTTTGTTGTAATAGGTCTTGGTATGCGTACGCATATTTAATCCTAGAGCCTAAACGTTCATCGGCCCAGTCCATGTCCGAGGTGGCATGTGTGGTTTGAACCGATGGGATGATATGGTACTTCGCATACCTTGGTAAATCCTGTGGATCTACAACCTGAGAGTGTTCTATTCTCCAGCGTGTATCATTATTCTCATCTAAGTACTTCGAGTAAATATCAATCATCAGCCTTACGGCAGCATCGCCAATGCAATGAGTACAAACTTGGTAGCCCGCATCGTTGGCCATTTTGCAAATAGAGTCGAGTTTTTCGGCTGGTTCAACCTGAATGCCTTTATTTTTAGGATCATCTGAATAGGGCTCTAGAAGCAATGCCCCACGCGATCCCAATGCGCCGTCTGCGTAAATTTTAATAGAGCGTACGGTTAGCCTATCGGTCTGGTAAACCCCTTTGCAAATGAATGTTTTGTAATTAGAAGGAGTGGGGTTGAGCATTGCATTAATCCTCATTTTTAATGAGCCTGCCTTTTGGAGCGAATCAATCAAAATTACTTCATCGGTATCTAGTCCTGCATCGTGAATGCTTGTTAATCCAACCGCAAAACAGTTCTTTTGAGCGTTGATCAACGCTTTGGATTTTTCTTCTTTTGTGGATTCTGGTATACATTTCCTAACAAGTTCCATGGCATTATCGATCAAAACGCCGGTGGGTTTTCCGTTAATCTTAACAATTTCGCCACCGTTAACCGTTGTTTTATTGTTGATTCCCGCTAGTTCGAGCGCTTTTTGATTTGCGATTGCAGCGTGGCCATCAATCCTAACAATGTAAACGGGTTTGTTGGGAAAGGCCTTGTTGAGCAAATCGTTTGTGGGGAATTGTTTTATACTCCATTCGTTTTGGTTCCAGCCACGCCCTTTTACCCATTCGGTGGCATATTGCTTTTGGTTCTCAATAAGTCTGTTTACAACTTCTTCCCAATTCTTAGCATCGGCTAGCCATGCGTTGGGTAATCCAAGTCCATAACCTAAAAAGTGGCAATGAGGGTCAATAAATCCTGGGTAAATATATTTGCCGTTGGCATCTAATACGGTTTTGGATTCATATTCCCGATTTATATCTGAGTTGTTTAGCAGGGCAACAATTTTTCCTTTGTCGATTGCCATGCTTTCGTAAACAGAAAAAGCGGAATCGACTGAGTATATTTTTGCATTGGTTACAATTAAGTCTACATTTTTTCGTTTAGTACATGCCATTGCCAGAATTGCAATTAGGATTAATGTCGTGAATCTTTTCATTATCGTAAAGATTGCATTAGTCATAAAAGATCAAATTTACTTTTTTGTTTTGAAATTGAAAAAGAACTTAGGGTAAAGGAGAATTGAGAATTTAGAATGGCAAGTATTCGGGCAGGCGGTACTTGATTGCCTAATAACTCGTTAATCAAGCACTCAACTAAGCGAAAAAAGATGTAGTTTTGACATTTTAAATTGACGATGAAAGCAATATACTACATAGGACTTATAATTTTAGGATTTGGAATTTTAGCATGCGAGCGCGATAACTATTCTAGTAGTCCTTCAATAAAGTTATCGTTCTCAAACGATACCGTTCTTTTTGATACTGTTTTTACAACCATAGGATCTTCAACTCAATATTTGAAGGTTTATAATAGAAGTAACAACGATGTCCGAATTTCGTCAATAAAACTAGCGGGCGCTTCCTCTTCGCCCTATCGTATAAATGTTGATGGAATGAGCGGAACTACCTTTGAAGAGGTTCCTTTGCGCTCGAACGATAGCCTCTATATTTTTGTTGAGGTTACCGTTGATCCTACTTCTCAGAATTCTCCTTTGTTGGTGGCCGATTCTATTGTTTTTGAAACTAACGGAAATATTCAGGATGTTAATTTGGTAGCTTGGGGGCAGGATGTTCATTTGTTCAATGCAAAAACTATTACTTCCGATACCATTCTCCATGCCGATAAGCCTTACCTTATATATGATTATCTTTTGGTAAATCCAAGTGCATCACTCACTATTGAGGCTGGCGCAAAGTTGCATTTCCATAATTCGGCGCAACTCATAGTTACAGGAACTATCAATGTGAATGGCGAGCCCGAAAACCCAATTGTTTTTGAAGGCGATCGGCTGGAGGATTACTATAGAGATAAGGCTGGACAATGGACCGGTTTATGGCTTTATGCCGGAAGTAAAAACAATAACATAGCTTGGGCTGAGATAAAGAACTCCATTTATGGATTAATTGTTGACACTTGCGTTACAAGCCCTGCACCAACGCTTGCATTAAGCCATACAAAAATTGAAAATTCGAGTTATGTAGGATTACTGGCTCGGGGGGCAACTATCTATGCCGATAACTGTCTTTTTGCCAACTCGGCCAAGGTTTCGGTTGCATTAACCATGGGAGGTGCATATCGTTTTTACCATTGCACCGTGGCAAACTATTGGGGCGATTATATGTTTCGCGAAGGGCCGGCGTTAATTTTGAATAACTACTATACCTACCAGCTGGTTGAGGATGGACCAATCTATGTGGAGCCCCGCGACTTAACGGAGGCTTCGTTCTACAATAGCATTATTTACGGAAGCATCAGTACCGAGATTTCTATTGATAATAAGGTGAATGGACAGGCTGTTGATGCTCTGATGAATTATTACTTTCAGAATTGCATTCTGAAAGTTCCGTCAACTTACGATTTGAGCAATGAAACTAAGTACAAGAATGTGATTATACTTGATCCTAAGTTTAAGGATCCCTATAACCATATCTATGCACTCGATACGCTAAGTCCCGCAAAGGATATTGCAAATATCGATATATCCAACATCTACCCAATTGATCTTAACAACTACAATCGTTTAACCGATACAAAGCCCGATTTGGGCGCATTTGAAAGAGTGGAATAGTTTTAAATACCATTTCAATTTTTCTTAGTTACCCCTGACAGGGTTTTATGTTTATTGGAAATTTGTTTTAACTTTATAACTAGTTCAAATAAATTTCATTGAGAGATGAATCGATTTTTATTTCTCTTTTTAGGGCTTGTCTGTTTTTCAATCTCTAATTCCCAGACAGTAAGAAATCGAGTGATGTTCTATAACGTCGAGAACCTTTTCGACCCGTTTAACGATTCTCTAACCCGCGACGATGATTTTACCCCCGATGGCGCTCGCCATTGGACTTGGAGTAAGATGGAGAAGAAAATCAATGGAATTTTTAAGGTGATAATGGCTGTTGGTGAGTTTGATCCACCTGTCATTGTTGGCTTTTCTGAGGTTGAGAATGGGTTTGTAATGCATCAATTGATTAAGGAGACCCCATTGGCAAAATTCGATTACAGAATGGTTCATCGTGAATCGCCCGACCCTAGGGGTATTGATGTGGCGTTAATTTATCGGCCAGATAGGTTTCAACTGTTGGAAAAGGATTTTTTCACGGTAACGTTCCCTGATGACACTTCACATCGAACTCGAGAGATTTTATACGCTAAAGGATTGATGTCTCAGGATACATTGCACATTTTTGTGAATCACTGGCCTTCGAAGTTTGGTGGTGAGTTAGAATCGGAATCAGGGCGTTACGCTGCAGCCTATACTCTAAAAAACAAGGTGGATTCAATAATGGTTTTTTATCCTGATGCACGTATCCTGATTATGGGCGATTTAAACGATGAACCCGAGTCCGACCCTGTGGTAAAAGGGTTTGGTGTATGTTTGAGTGAAGACACATTGTGCAGTTATGGTTTTGTGAATATCTCTGCAATTCTCAAGCAGAGAGGGCAGGGAAGTTATAAGTACCAAGGAGTATGGGGAATAATTGACCAGATAATTGTATCGCGCAGTTTACTTAATAAAAATCACAAACTATTCACAACTCCTGCTAATGCTAACGTTTTTAGTGCTGATTTTCTACTTGAACCCGATGATGCATTTGTGGGCAAAAAGCCTTTCCGGACATTTCAGGGCTACCGTTACCACGGTGGTTTCAGCGACCATTTGCCAGTTTATATCGATTTGTTGGAGAATGTTGGCTATTAGACTGTAGTCTGTATGACTGCTTGGTCTTCCATTACTCTGACTCCTGACTCCTGAATTCTATATTCTGTGTTCTTTTCACTGTTAACGAACAACTTCTTTCAAAAATTTGCACACCCCAATAATCCTTTCTAACTTTGACCCGACTTTTGGGGGTGCCTTTAAGGCTGAGATTACACCCTTTGAACCTGATTCGGATAATACCGGCGAAGGGAAAAAGAGTTCGGTTTATTTTTTTCAATCTCAAGTTTTTTACTTCCCCCTTTTTTAGTTCGAAAGCCAATGCCCAACCGGGAGTGCACACCGTGTTTGCGTTTTGGTAGTTCGATTATTATTGTTGAACAACTTAAAAAAGGGTTTACAAAATGAAAAAGTTTTATTTTTTACTGCTTTTGCAGTTTTTCGGTTTTTCTATTTATGCCAGCCACTCAAATATTGGAGGATACTCTATTAGCGGAAGGGTGCTGGACGAAAATGGTAGTCCACTGATTGGCGCTACTGTTGTTGTAACAAATACATTGCTTGGCGTATCGTCCGATAAGAATGGCGCATTTGAACTTAACCGGTTGCGCACGGGTAATTATACTCTTAAAGTGTCGTATATGGGATATGATACCAAGGAGATACCTGTGGAGTTAACCGGAAATTTAACAATTGATGTTAAGTTAAATTCATCGGCACTAATGTGTGATGAGGTTGTGGTCAGTGCAACCCGTGCAACGACCCGTATGCCATTGGCGCAATCGACAATGGGTAAGGAGCAGATCCGTGCTAGCAGTACAGGTTTTGATGTTCCCTACCTTTTAGAGATGCAGCCATCTGTTGTGGCCATGTCCGAGGGGGGCACAGGTATAGGCAATACAACGCTCCGTATTCGAGGAACAGACCATACACGCATCAATGTTACAATAAACGGAATCCCATTGAACGAGGCTGAATCCCAGGGCGTTTACTGGGTCGATTTGCCCGATTTTGCGGCCTCTGCCGATAATGTTCAGGTGCAGCGTGGGGTTGGCACATCAACCAACGGGGCAGCTGCATTTGGCGCCTCGGT is a window of Tenuifilaceae bacterium CYCD DNA encoding:
- the metH gene encoding methionine synthase, producing the protein MGTMIQRFKLQEEDFRGSLFASHPQNLKGDNDLLVLTRPDVIESIHREYLAAGADIIETNTFNATTISQTDYRMQDWVEKINYEGARIARKVADEFTAMNSSKPRFVAGSMGPTNRTASMSPDVNRPGFRAVTFFDLVLAYSQQAKALIEGGVDVLLVETIFDTLNAKAALFAISNVLDELQRDVPVMVSATIADISGRLLAGQTLEAFLASVSHYPLLSVGLNCAFGAEQLLPYIEEISAKSKFRISVHPNAGLPNQLGQYDQSAEQMATVVEKVLKSNLVNIVGGCCGTTPLHIEKIAGLVDKYSPRQIPSIQKYTRLSGLELLEIRPDTNFVNIGERTNVAGSKKFAKLIADGKYAEAISVAREQVDGGAQAIDICMDDALINAPQAMTEFINMIASEPDIAKVPVMIDSSRFEAIEAGLQCTQGKSIVNSISLKEGESEFIRRAKLIRQYGAAVVVMLFDENGQATTTEHRIAVAERSYRILTQVVGYEPEDIIFDPNVLAIGTGMVEHASQAVSFIETCQWIRQNLPGAKVSGGVSNLSFSFRGNNVIREAIHSVFLYHAINAGMDMGIVNPSLLQVYSQIEPDLLRLTEDLVLNRRRDATERLLAFAQNITQEKTEEHKVQEWRNEPVAKRLKHSLVKGITDFIVDDTNEAFSSLGSAINVIEGPLMDGMAEVGSLFGSGKMFLPQVVKSARVMKAAVAVLEPYLSGTSDLEQNQAQKGTIVLATVKGDVHDIGKNIVGVVLACNGYRIIDLGVMVSVERIIEEVIKNKANILGLSGLITPSLDEMAHVVRELERNNIKIPVLIGGATTSELHTALRIDTGYSGVVVHVKDASQASGVVANLLSDEKRPAYINQVKDNYEKLRENYSARNFSLISLDDARGNSLRLDWNSYNPPVPKQTGVIRFDDYSLAEIRKYIDWTFYFFAWDINGKYPEIFNDPLKGAEAKRLYDEANAMLDEIIEGKLLKAAGVVGVFPAAVKGDNVLIYSDESRKNIISKFPQLRNQEQKDDGVPNLCLSDFVAPIGSKNDWVGCFAVTVGHGADELAEKYRSADDDFKAIMVKIIADRLAEAFAELLHQKVRNEIWAYSPNEDFSLQQILSERYAGIRPAPGYPACPDHRGKQFIFDLLNVTQNTGMILTENFAMNPGASVAGYYFSHPKSKYFTVGKVTQEQVADYAHRLELSVEEVEKFIPTYLAYK
- a CDS encoding methylenetetrahydrofolate reductase, which encodes MKVIDIISQSKSTLFSFELLPPLKGHNVQTIFDTIDKLLEFAPAYINITYHREEVIYRPNPDGGVMPVKVRQRPGTVGLAAAIRFRYGIDVVPHIICGGFDANETEDALVDLEFLGIQNVLLLRGDADKVIGRFEPKRGGHRHAVDLVKQVSNFNKGVFLESLMERPKQIDFCIGVAGYPEKHPESPNFESDIRYLKAKVDAGASYIVTQMFFDNSKYFQFVDNCRDAGIQVPIIPGIKPISVKDHLSSLPKVFGVCFPQELVSMVENCKSNSDVYEVGIEWTTNQVKELKSSGVPAIHFYTMGRPDNISRIAKAVF
- a CDS encoding amidohydrolase encodes the protein MTNAIFTIMKRFTTLILIAILAMACTKRKNVDLIVTNAKIYSVDSAFSVYESMAIDKGKIVALLNNSDINREYESKTVLDANGKYIYPGFIDPHCHFLGYGLGLPNAWLADAKNWEEVVNRLIENQKQYATEWVKGRGWNQNEWSIKQFPTNDLLNKAFPNKPVYIVRIDGHAAIANQKALELAGINNKTTVNGGEIVKINGKPTGVLIDNAMELVRKCIPESTKEEKSKALINAQKNCFAVGLTSIHDAGLDTDEVILIDSLQKAGSLKMRINAMLNPTPSNYKTFICKGVYQTDRLTVRSIKIYADGALGSRGALLLEPYSDDPKNKGIQVEPAEKLDSICKMANDAGYQVCTHCIGDAAVRLMIDIYSKYLDENNDTRWRIEHSQVVDPQDLPRYAKYHIIPSVQTTHATSDMDWADERLGSRIKYAYAYQDLLQQNGWLPNGSDFPIEQVNPLYGFYSGVTRQHFNGEPKDGFQMENALTREQALRAMTIWAAKSCFEENTKGSIGVGKVADFVLLDFDLMNDSTQNIPNVKVLQTYVNGEKVFDINN
- a CDS encoding endonuclease — translated: MFYNVENLFDPFNDSLTRDDDFTPDGARHWTWSKMEKKINGIFKVIMAVGEFDPPVIVGFSEVENGFVMHQLIKETPLAKFDYRMVHRESPDPRGIDVALIYRPDRFQLLEKDFFTVTFPDDTSHRTREILYAKGLMSQDTLHIFVNHWPSKFGGELESESGRYAAAYTLKNKVDSIMVFYPDARILIMGDLNDEPESDPVVKGFGVCLSEDTLCSYGFVNISAILKQRGQGSYKYQGVWGIIDQIIVSRSLLNKNHKLFTTPANANVFSADFLLEPDDAFVGKKPFRTFQGYRYHGGFSDHLPVYIDLLENVGY